In Pikeienuella piscinae, the sequence AGGAAGAACGGAGCGACTGCCGTCGCGTGCGGCGCTTTCCCTTCCACGAAGCTACGCCCCCGCGGCCGCATCGCGCGCGGCGAGCTTCTCGGCCATCACGAGCAACTGGCGCGCCTGTTTCAGATGCGGCATGTCGTACATCTTGCCGTCAATGCCGATGGTGCCGAGACCAGGGTTCTCCTCGAAGGTGGCGACGACGCGCTTCGCATGGGCCACCGCTTCATCGCTCGGCGTGAAGGCCCGATTGATGACCTCGCTCTGCGCCGGGTGGATCGCCATCTTGCCGACGAAGCCGGAGTTCATGTCGCGCGCGCAATCCTCGCGCAGCGCCCCCTCGTCCCTGTAGTTCACGTTGACCGTGCCCACCGCCTGCGCGTCGATCGCCCGCGCCGCAGAAAGACAGAGCGTGCGCGCCAGCCGAAACGGGTCATCATATTCGCCGGTGCGCGGATGGCGGTTGCCGGCGGCGCCCAGCGCCGCGGCGAGGTCCTCCGCGCCCCAGGTCATCGCCGTCAGCCGGGACGTCACGCCATTGAGATAGCTCTCGAACCCCAGAAGCGAGGCCGCCGTCTCCGTCGCCACGCAGAAAATCCGTGTCGCGCCCGCGGCGATCCCTTCGCGCACCTCCAGCGCGGAAAGGAAATCGCCGAGCCGGTTCACATCCGCCGCCGAATCCGCCTTCGGCAGCACGATCCCGTCCGGACGACCCGGCATGATCGCGGCCAGATCGGGAAGCGAGAACTCATGGCTCAGCGGGTTGATCCTGACCCAAAGCTCCTGGCGCCCCCGGTCGGCGTTGGCGGCGAGGAATTCCCGAGTCAGCCCGCGCGCCACCTCCTGCCGGTCGTCCGCGACCGAATCCTCCAGATCGAGGATCAGCGCGTCGGCGGCGTTCCCGCGCCCCTTCGCCAGTTTCTTTTCGCTGTCGCCCGGCACGAAAAGCCAGGACCGGATGATCGACGACATTACGCCTCCTCCTTCTTCGTTACGGTTGCGCCGGGAACGCCGGCGTAGCTGATGCGCGGATCGCGGGCGGAAACAGTCTCGCAGGACATGCCCGGCCGCGCCATGACCTGCGCGCGCCGATCGTGAAGCAGCACGTTCGCATCGGCGATCAGGTCGGGCGCGCCCATCTCCTTGCTCCGCTCCGGTCCGATCCGGCGCGCCGGCCTCATGTCGCCGAGGGTCCGCATCGCACTGTGCGCCATCGGCATAGCGGTGTGATCGGCGATCCTCACGCCGTCGCGCGCCGGTCTCACCTTGTGGCGTCGGGCGGCCGGAACAGCGGGATCGCCTGACCGTTCGCGGCGGCGCCGAACGCGACCTCCACCTCCTGTCCGACACGCAGCGTCTCCGGGTCGGCGTCGACAATATTGGTCAGCATCGTCACCCCTTCCTCTAGCGTCACATAGGCGATGGCGTAGACTGGATCGGCCCGGCGCATCACCGAGAAAGAATAGATGCGCCCGCGCCCGGCGGTTTCCCGCCACTCTGTCCGCTCGCTCATGCAGAACGGACAGAGCGCGCGGGGATAGAAATGCGGCTCCTTGCATTCCATGCAGTATTTCACCAGTAGCTTGCCGTCGTTCGCAGCCTTCCAATAGGCCTCGGTCTCCGGATTGATCACCGGATCGGTGTGCTCGCGCATCTCCAGAATCATGCGTCGCTCCTTCCCAATATGACGGTCGCGCTGCCCGAGCGCTGGGATATTTGTCCGCCGGTCCCGTGCGCCAGCGCCAGGTCGCAATCAGGAACCTGCACCTTCGGATGCGCCTCGCCGCGCAGTTGGCGCACCGCCTCGATCACCTTGGTCATCGAACCGCGATTGTTCGGGTGATTGTTGCAGAGCCCGCCGCCATCGGTGTTGAAGGGCAGCTTGCCGACGCCCGAGATCAGGTTCCCGTCCGAGACGAACTTCCCGCCGTCGCCCTTCTCGCAAAACCCGAGATCCTCCAGCGTCTCCAGCACCGTGATGGTGAAGCTGTCGTAGATTGACGCGTACTTCATATCCGCCGGCGTCAGTCCTGCTTCCTCGAACGCGATCGGGCCGGAGCGGCGCGCGGCCGTCCATGTCAGATCGACCCTGCCGCCATTGGTGTGCTTCACCGCCTCGCCCTGCCCCAGCACCTTGACGCAGCGATCGCCGAGCGCTTTCGCGATCTCCGGCTTCACGACGACCAGCGCGCCGCCGCCATCGCTGATGATGCAGCAATCCAGCCGGTGCAGCGGGTCGGCGATCATCGGCGAGTTCACCACATCCTCCACCGTCACCACGTCGCGCAGCATCGCATGTTCGTTGTGCTGTGCATGGTGGGAGGCCGCGACCTTGATCCAGGCGAGTTGCTCGCTCGTCGTGCCGAATTCATGCATGTGCCGCCGCGCGGCCATGGCGTAGAGATTGGTGACGGCCGGGCCATAGGGGAACTCGAAGCCCCGCTCCGGCATGTCGGCGCCGTGGTCGCGCGCGCCGAGCGCTTTCACGCCTTCCGCGCGCGGGCGTCCCGCCAGCGTGACCAGCGCGACATCGCATTTCCCCGCCGCGATGGCCTGCATCGCATGGCCGACATGCACGATATAGGAGGAACCGCCCGTCTCCGTCGCGTCCGTGTATCTGAGGTTGAGCCCCATATACTCGGCCATGGAGAGCCCGCCGAGCCCCGGCGCCACGCCGTCGCAGAAATAGCCG encodes:
- a CDS encoding HpcH/HpaI aldolase/citrate lyase family protein, which encodes MSSIIRSWLFVPGDSEKKLAKGRGNAADALILDLEDSVADDRQEVARGLTREFLAANADRGRQELWVRINPLSHEFSLPDLAAIMPGRPDGIVLPKADSAADVNRLGDFLSALEVREGIAAGATRIFCVATETAASLLGFESYLNGVTSRLTAMTWGAEDLAAALGAAGNRHPRTGEYDDPFRLARTLCLSAARAIDAQAVGTVNVNYRDEGALREDCARDMNSGFVGKMAIHPAQSEVINRAFTPSDEAVAHAKRVVATFEENPGLGTIGIDGKMYDMPHLKQARQLLVMAEKLAARDAAAGA
- a CDS encoding Zn-ribbon domain-containing OB-fold protein, whose translation is MILEMREHTDPVINPETEAYWKAANDGKLLVKYCMECKEPHFYPRALCPFCMSERTEWRETAGRGRIYSFSVMRRADPVYAIAYVTLEEGVTMLTNIVDADPETLRVGQEVEVAFGAAANGQAIPLFRPPDATR
- a CDS encoding thiolase domain-containing protein — protein: MARQAKAWIAGVYEHPTRKAVDKTTPQLHAEVALGALRDAGLTKKDVDGYFCDGVAPGLGGLSMAEYMGLNLRYTDATETGGSSYIVHVGHAMQAIAAGKCDVALVTLAGRPRAEGVKALGARDHGADMPERGFEFPYGPAVTNLYAMAARRHMHEFGTTSEQLAWIKVAASHHAQHNEHAMLRDVVTVEDVVNSPMIADPLHRLDCCIISDGGGALVVVKPEIAKALGDRCVKVLGQGEAVKHTNGGRVDLTWTAARRSGPIAFEEAGLTPADMKYASIYDSFTITVLETLEDLGFCEKGDGGKFVSDGNLISGVGKLPFNTDGGGLCNNHPNNRGSMTKVIEAVRQLRGEAHPKVQVPDCDLALAHGTGGQISQRSGSATVILGRSDA